The following are encoded in a window of Neomicrococcus lactis genomic DNA:
- a CDS encoding response regulator, translated as MIRVLLADDEDLIRGALVALLGLEDDLEVVAEARDGVEAIALAREFQPDVCVLDLEMPNADGIEAAAQISRSVPTRIVMVTRHARPGVLRRALENKVSGFVPKSTPAQELARVIRDVAAGKRYVDSEIAAAALAANDCPLTARELDVLRLGRGGESIARIASSMGLAQGTVRNYVSTIFAKLNVDSRQEAAQRAWENGWI; from the coding sequence GTGATTCGAGTGTTGTTGGCCGATGATGAGGACTTGATCCGCGGAGCGCTCGTGGCGCTCTTGGGGCTTGAGGACGATCTCGAAGTTGTCGCAGAAGCGCGTGACGGCGTGGAAGCGATAGCGTTGGCGCGCGAGTTTCAGCCGGATGTGTGTGTGCTGGATTTGGAAATGCCGAATGCCGACGGGATCGAGGCGGCCGCCCAGATTTCACGGTCCGTGCCCACGCGCATCGTCATGGTGACGCGGCATGCCCGGCCAGGTGTTTTGCGGCGGGCGCTGGAGAACAAGGTGTCCGGTTTCGTGCCGAAATCGACGCCCGCGCAGGAACTCGCCCGCGTTATTCGAGATGTGGCTGCCGGAAAGCGGTATGTGGATTCCGAGATTGCCGCGGCTGCTCTGGCGGCCAACGATTGCCCGCTGACCGCGCGTGAATTGGATGTTTTGCGACTGGGGCGTGGGGGAGAGTCCATCGCGCGTATCGCTTCATCGATGGGGCTTGCGCAGGGAACCGTACGCAATTATGTGTCCACGATCTTCGCGAAACTCAACGTGGATTCGCGCCAAGAAGCTGCCCAGCGCGCGTGGGAAAACGGGTGGATTTAG